The following are encoded in a window of Gordonia sp. KTR9 genomic DNA:
- a CDS encoding cutinase family protein: MATAVIALANVGVGNVSAAPAQPGGCPGLMVYAVQGTGQSSPDADPSKDAGFLSQILHPAITAARGDMDRAYVPYDAGFGGAVAGGKVPYEQSVQGAVAKTLSWIKEKAAACPATKFGLVGYSQGAHVTRIVLNDIVGGKAAIGADKLALLANLGDPGRPEGASLFPGKPGQTSPDPVPGTSGTNVSKVVAASTTNAPGGGIAPAGDVEDTSYQAIAGRYLSACTPGDLACDAPANAPLARLVTNIAGQSELNPDDPIGSLSTIAEALALTAVKTAVPVVNEDVQAPENNLESVSYQPRQTLSERLAVASDPRTPLPSVQDALSAVIKVGTIGFNAVKTVVQTVATPSTIAAIATAGAANPLAIVGILGAKLGQAAVTLVPPATQKRLVSEAFTAFKSEFQANSDLFKVSSLLKYWDAAKQHTSYSQVSATPTGQPPTKLIGDWIVAAARDIAGKDGGSSNSSGSGSGSDDFSWLFGEGSGSSTLPSLTTTSLPPSAATSEPAYPWELDTSSPSAPAETVPSESSPVPQSTPPGGASGLPPFLSGASQ; this comes from the coding sequence ATGGCGACGGCCGTCATCGCCCTGGCCAATGTCGGGGTCGGGAACGTGTCTGCCGCGCCGGCGCAGCCGGGGGGCTGCCCTGGTCTGATGGTGTATGCGGTGCAGGGCACCGGCCAGTCGTCGCCAGACGCCGATCCGTCGAAGGATGCGGGCTTCCTGTCTCAGATACTGCACCCGGCGATCACGGCCGCCCGCGGTGATATGGACCGCGCGTACGTGCCCTACGACGCCGGCTTCGGTGGTGCCGTAGCGGGCGGCAAGGTCCCGTACGAGCAGTCGGTTCAGGGCGCGGTCGCCAAGACACTGTCCTGGATCAAAGAGAAGGCCGCCGCGTGCCCGGCCACGAAGTTCGGTCTGGTCGGCTACTCCCAGGGCGCTCACGTCACACGGATCGTGTTGAACGACATCGTTGGTGGCAAAGCAGCGATCGGCGCCGACAAACTGGCCCTGCTGGCCAACCTCGGCGATCCCGGCCGTCCCGAAGGGGCTTCGTTGTTTCCCGGCAAGCCGGGGCAGACCTCTCCCGACCCGGTGCCGGGAACAAGCGGCACGAACGTATCCAAGGTCGTGGCGGCGTCGACGACCAACGCCCCGGGTGGCGGCATCGCTCCGGCCGGCGATGTCGAGGACACGTCGTACCAGGCCATCGCGGGACGCTATCTGTCCGCGTGCACGCCCGGCGACCTCGCCTGCGATGCCCCGGCGAACGCACCGCTGGCGCGGTTGGTCACCAACATCGCGGGTCAATCGGAACTCAACCCGGACGATCCGATCGGGTCGTTGTCGACGATCGCCGAAGCGCTGGCATTGACCGCAGTGAAGACCGCGGTGCCGGTGGTCAATGAGGATGTCCAGGCGCCGGAGAACAATCTCGAATCCGTGAGTTATCAACCGCGACAGACCCTGTCCGAGCGGTTGGCCGTGGCCTCAGACCCTCGTACGCCGTTGCCGAGTGTCCAGGACGCGTTGTCGGCGGTCATCAAGGTGGGCACGATCGGGTTCAACGCGGTGAAGACCGTTGTGCAGACAGTCGCCACCCCGAGCACCATCGCCGCGATCGCTACTGCGGGTGCTGCGAATCCACTGGCCATCGTCGGCATTCTGGGCGCAAAGCTGGGCCAGGCAGCGGTTACGCTGGTTCCACCGGCAACGCAGAAACGCCTTGTCTCTGAGGCGTTTACCGCGTTCAAGTCCGAGTTTCAGGCGAACTCCGACCTGTTCAAGGTGTCCTCGCTGTTGAAGTACTGGGATGCCGCCAAGCAGCACACGTCGTACTCGCAGGTATCGGCCACACCGACGGGCCAGCCCCCGACGAAGCTGATCGGGGATTGGATCGTGGCGGCCGCGCGCGACATCGCCGGCAAGGACGGCGGTTCGTCGAACTCGTCCGGTAGCGGCAGCGGCAGCGATGACTTTTCGTGGCTGTTCGGCGAGGGGTCCGGTTCGTCGACTCTTCCATCGTTGACCACGACGTCGTTGCCGCCGAGCGCTGCGACGTCGGAACCGGCGTATCCGTGGGAGCTCGACACTTCGTCACCATCGGCTCCGGCCGAGACCGTTCCCTCGGAGTCCTCACCGGTCCCGCAATCCACACCTCCTGGCGGCGCGTCCGGCCTTCCGCCGTTCCTCAGCGGGGCCTCGCAATGA
- a CDS encoding SCO6880 family protein: MTDKASTRRLLYRPAAAFRSSGAFGFTMFSTMVLLVFMFVAVVGLMLPLPGVIKFFGLPFTLAVLFVPLVVSLRGRSAWELGMGARSVSKARCAGETLLRSGPFTMIPDGTPLPGPLATAETFDFSPGDGSAPFGLIRLSSKNFYTLVLRTWPQGGEWNDQPVRDRWVARLGDMLTFLGQSPDFVAATITMETLPESGMRASTIVRSRLKDTAPALARKIIIEATEAVPTAEVRLEARIGLTWRADTMHRKRDATDMGNELARRLGRIRDYCHAAGLRVRPMLEREICAIARRSFSPADELDLEIGLMSGEPMRLRWEDCGPTSASDQHGRLLHDAAQSMSWTMRNEPEAPFDSNVLADLLSPHSDVPRKRVTFVYQPYTPAQATTIVNKDHNDARQAVRTHVGKLPERALVRLDSAEGARQEQARGAGVTRVSMVVTATCPIGADTQKIDTLVTDLGLSAATPLEPARDEQLVTFCAGLGFGVVLSEESTVSDKLAA, translated from the coding sequence ATGACAGACAAAGCGAGCACCCGCCGATTGCTGTACCGCCCGGCCGCGGCGTTCCGGTCCTCCGGCGCGTTCGGGTTCACCATGTTCTCGACGATGGTGCTGCTGGTGTTCATGTTCGTCGCCGTTGTGGGCCTGATGCTGCCGCTGCCCGGTGTGATCAAGTTCTTCGGGCTGCCGTTCACGCTGGCAGTGCTGTTTGTGCCGCTGGTGGTGTCGCTGCGGGGCCGCTCAGCCTGGGAGTTGGGCATGGGTGCACGCTCGGTGTCGAAGGCCCGCTGTGCCGGTGAAACTCTGCTGCGGTCCGGGCCGTTCACGATGATCCCCGACGGCACCCCACTACCGGGGCCGCTGGCGACGGCCGAGACGTTCGACTTCTCACCCGGCGACGGGTCGGCACCGTTCGGTCTGATCAGGTTGTCGTCGAAGAACTTCTACACCCTGGTGCTGCGGACCTGGCCCCAGGGCGGGGAGTGGAATGACCAGCCTGTGCGCGATCGCTGGGTCGCCCGCCTCGGCGACATGCTCACCTTCCTCGGGCAATCGCCGGACTTCGTGGCCGCGACGATCACCATGGAGACTCTGCCCGAGTCGGGGATGCGGGCCTCGACAATCGTGCGGTCCCGGCTCAAGGACACAGCACCGGCGCTGGCCCGCAAGATCATCATCGAAGCCACCGAAGCGGTACCGACCGCCGAAGTGCGCCTGGAAGCCCGGATCGGATTGACCTGGCGCGCGGACACCATGCACCGCAAACGCGATGCCACCGACATGGGCAACGAGTTGGCGCGTCGTCTCGGACGGATTCGGGACTACTGCCACGCCGCCGGTCTGCGGGTGCGGCCGATGCTCGAACGCGAAATCTGCGCGATCGCCCGCCGCAGTTTCTCCCCGGCCGACGAGCTCGACCTCGAGATCGGTCTGATGAGCGGTGAACCGATGCGCCTGCGGTGGGAAGACTGCGGACCGACCTCGGCCTCAGACCAGCACGGCCGCCTGCTTCACGATGCGGCGCAGTCGATGTCGTGGACGATGCGCAACGAACCCGAGGCGCCGTTCGATTCCAACGTGCTTGCTGATCTGCTGTCCCCGCACAGCGACGTGCCTCGCAAGCGGGTCACCTTCGTCTACCAGCCCTACACCCCGGCCCAAGCCACCACGATCGTCAACAAAGACCACAACGATGCCCGCCAGGCTGTGCGCACCCACGTCGGCAAACTGCCCGAACGCGCATTGGTGCGCCTGGACAGCGCCGAAGGCGCCCGCCAGGAACAGGCCCGCGGTGCGGGCGTGACCCGGGTGTCGATGGTCGTGACCGCCACCTGCCCGATCGGCGCCGATACCCAGAAGATCGACACCCTCGTCACCGATCTGGGCCTCTCGGCGGCCACCCCACTCGAACCGGCCCGCGACGAACAACTCGTCACCTTCTGCGCCGGACTGGGTTTCGGTGTCGTGCTCTCCGAAGAGAGCACCGTCTCCGACAAGCTCGCCGCCTAA
- a CDS encoding transglycosylase family protein — MGEGNASKLLVPLLALVMGFFASCTVIISVAGDDDACLPLTSGIDQPADASLSPGAKVKPMKVKDFQITSGYGPRDGAMHEGIDLAGALGAPIYAAADGTVTAAGTASGFGHWIVLTHNINGHVWSTVYGHMFADGVLVKAGQKVTAGQHIAKLGNDGQSTGPHLHFEVWDGGHRDFTGGRSVDPAGWVSTSPEPGAAPAGRAPAQPGGPRVLTAPRVLPAADVVTAADWDAVAKHESGGNWKINTGNGYYGGLQFAASTWTGAGGGQYAPTADKATREQQMEVANRVLGSQGWGAWPTTSKKAGVTGKKPAPAGTFLNAAAVPPPAGAPSGPPAPSAPSGPLPPLPKSKGSEAHFQVDTIRLARAIAAKFPQIQTIGGWRADGGGYNDHPSGRAVDVMIPNYTSAQGIALGNAVNKYILDNKKHFKLEYTIWRQTYYPAVGKSNIMNDRGDPTQNHFDHVHATVEGHGMPRGNEVYTAPDITGGISADESADCGPVENQHGGGVDNLAAGRVPPAYEPWFRKAGVLCPQISSAFLAGIGKQETGFNASLVSPAGAKGPMQFMDYTYPSWAKDDDGNGRASATDIGDAVMAAGRFSCANAKQIDAAIASGRVKEPAEGREILYAYAYNAGVGAVLNAGGTPTGGDYDTQTRPYGQKVIAYAKQFADQGLPEKNR; from the coding sequence GTGGGTGAGGGCAACGCCTCCAAACTGCTGGTGCCGCTGCTGGCACTGGTGATGGGGTTCTTCGCCTCGTGCACGGTCATCATCTCCGTGGCCGGCGACGACGACGCGTGTCTGCCGCTGACCAGCGGCATCGACCAACCCGCCGACGCCTCCCTCTCACCCGGCGCCAAGGTCAAGCCGATGAAAGTCAAGGACTTTCAGATCACCTCCGGCTACGGCCCACGCGACGGGGCGATGCACGAAGGTATCGACCTGGCCGGGGCACTCGGCGCACCGATCTATGCCGCCGCCGACGGCACCGTCACCGCCGCCGGGACCGCCTCGGGGTTCGGGCACTGGATCGTGCTCACCCACAACATCAACGGGCACGTGTGGTCCACGGTCTACGGGCACATGTTCGCCGACGGCGTGCTGGTCAAAGCCGGCCAGAAAGTCACCGCCGGACAACACATCGCCAAGCTCGGCAACGACGGCCAATCCACCGGCCCGCACCTGCATTTCGAGGTGTGGGATGGCGGGCACCGCGACTTCACCGGCGGCCGCTCGGTCGATCCAGCCGGGTGGGTGTCGACCAGCCCCGAACCCGGCGCCGCCCCGGCCGGACGAGCTCCGGCCCAACCGGGCGGGCCGCGGGTGCTCACCGCACCCCGGGTACTGCCCGCCGCCGACGTGGTCACTGCCGCCGACTGGGATGCCGTGGCCAAGCACGAATCCGGCGGCAACTGGAAGATCAACACCGGCAACGGCTACTACGGCGGATTGCAGTTCGCGGCGTCGACCTGGACCGGCGCTGGCGGCGGACAGTACGCGCCGACCGCCGACAAAGCCACCCGCGAACAGCAAATGGAGGTCGCCAACCGCGTCCTGGGTTCCCAGGGCTGGGGCGCCTGGCCGACCACCTCGAAGAAGGCCGGGGTCACCGGCAAGAAACCCGCTCCCGCAGGCACGTTCCTCAACGCCGCCGCGGTGCCGCCACCGGCAGGCGCCCCCAGCGGCCCGCCCGCACCGTCGGCGCCGTCGGGCCCGCTGCCGCCGCTGCCGAAGTCCAAGGGCTCCGAAGCGCACTTCCAGGTCGACACCATCCGCCTCGCCCGCGCGATCGCCGCCAAGTTCCCCCAGATCCAGACCATCGGCGGCTGGCGCGCCGACGGCGGCGGCTACAACGACCACCCGTCCGGCCGCGCCGTCGACGTCATGATCCCCAACTACACCTCCGCACAAGGGATCGCGCTCGGCAACGCCGTCAACAAATACATCCTCGACAACAAGAAGCACTTCAAGCTCGAGTACACGATCTGGCGTCAGACCTACTACCCGGCCGTCGGCAAGTCCAACATCATGAACGACCGCGGCGACCCCACCCAGAACCACTTCGACCACGTCCACGCCACCGTCGAAGGCCACGGCATGCCCCGCGGCAATGAGGTCTACACCGCCCCCGATATCACCGGCGGGATCAGCGCCGACGAGAGCGCCGACTGCGGCCCGGTCGAGAACCAGCACGGCGGGGGAGTCGACAACCTCGCCGCCGGACGCGTCCCACCGGCCTACGAGCCGTGGTTCCGCAAAGCCGGGGTGCTCTGCCCGCAGATCAGCTCGGCATTCCTCGCCGGAATCGGCAAGCAAGAGACCGGATTCAACGCCTCCCTGGTGTCCCCCGCAGGCGCGAAAGGACCGATGCAGTTCATGGACTACACCTACCCGTCCTGGGCCAAAGACGACGACGGCAACGGCCGCGCCTCGGCCACCGACATCGGTGACGCCGTCATGGCCGCCGGCCGGTTCTCGTGCGCAAACGCCAAACAGATCGACGCCGCGATCGCCTCCGGACGGGTGAAGGAACCCGCCGAGGGCCGCGAAATTCTCTACGCCTACGCCTACAACGCCGGAGTCGGCGCGGTCCTCAACGCCGGCGGAACACCCACCGGCGGCGACTACGACACCCAGACCCGCCCGTACGGCCAGAAAGTCATCGCCTACGCCAAACAGTTCGCCGATCAAGGACTTCCGGAGAAGAACCGATGA
- a CDS encoding type IV secretory system conjugative DNA transfer family protein, translating into MSTTHRRDRGQHESMVGYYLAAVVFALLAIVYVCWRAGCWLTGQPGPVLINPATAAVDGTFQWPVASTVLLVVAVIAAAVVTVIVARHRAATAVLREFDQVAQFLPRPRELHAITARDAKHSAQRLRGRDAITGHLDYGLALGSLIGSGKSALYMSWEWVGLIIGGPRSGKTTGYAIPMICQAPGAVFATSNKPDIYDATRWVRDRNDLTTHAAKADTTRQGLRALWAYRTQRREPPRTRGTIWLSDLQHIAGTQGQQWWWDPFWCVHELSDARELAAIFAGAETAEGSRLDAYFDGGAKELLALHILAASVGGGDLKHVDGWLTDPTLKVARQVLTRHGHHDAAAKIDTAANLNPRQQDGLYDMARRFINVMTVPAYARSVLPPQRVRFDGDNTVGSNDIRHDLPKFDPQAFVTSTDTMYALSMEGAGAATALTTALADTIFKAAVAQARRNGGRLPVPVVAVLDEAANVCKLPELPDWYSHFGSQGIVIVTMLQSLAQAAKVWSKDKLDMLVDSSNVYIYAGSSNNESYLSGLSRMIGQRDVRRRSRSHSSSGLGSTSTSESWSSEPILGIDDLKALPAERAVLATSGNRTVVTTKNSYWLGPYAELIDASKKACGAERAAQQAALSASPQPAALRERTSR; encoded by the coding sequence GTGAGCACCACCCATCGCCGCGACCGCGGCCAACACGAGTCCATGGTCGGCTACTACCTCGCCGCAGTCGTGTTCGCGCTGCTGGCGATCGTCTACGTGTGCTGGCGGGCGGGTTGCTGGCTCACCGGTCAGCCCGGCCCAGTGCTAATCAACCCGGCCACCGCCGCCGTCGACGGCACATTCCAGTGGCCGGTGGCCTCCACCGTGCTCCTCGTGGTCGCGGTCATCGCCGCCGCCGTGGTGACCGTCATCGTGGCGCGTCATCGCGCCGCCACCGCCGTGCTGCGCGAGTTCGACCAGGTGGCACAGTTCCTTCCCCGTCCCCGGGAACTGCACGCCATCACCGCCCGCGACGCCAAGCACTCCGCGCAGCGCCTGCGTGGCCGCGACGCCATCACCGGGCACCTCGACTACGGGCTCGCGCTGGGATCGCTGATCGGATCAGGAAAGTCCGCGCTCTACATGAGCTGGGAATGGGTCGGACTCATCATCGGCGGACCCCGATCAGGCAAGACCACCGGCTACGCCATACCCATGATCTGCCAGGCACCCGGAGCCGTGTTCGCCACCTCCAACAAACCCGACATCTACGACGCCACCCGCTGGGTACGCGACCGCAACGACCTCACCACCCACGCCGCCAAGGCCGACACCACCCGACAAGGGCTGCGCGCACTATGGGCCTACCGCACCCAGCGGCGCGAACCCCCACGCACCCGCGGCACCATCTGGCTCTCCGACCTCCAACACATCGCCGGCACCCAGGGCCAGCAGTGGTGGTGGGACCCGTTCTGGTGCGTGCACGAACTCTCCGACGCCCGCGAGCTCGCCGCGATCTTCGCCGGAGCCGAAACCGCCGAAGGATCACGCCTCGACGCCTACTTCGACGGCGGCGCCAAAGAACTACTGGCCCTGCACATCCTGGCAGCATCGGTCGGTGGGGGAGACCTCAAACACGTCGACGGCTGGCTCACCGACCCCACACTCAAAGTCGCCCGCCAAGTCTTGACCCGCCACGGCCACCACGACGCCGCAGCCAAGATCGACACCGCCGCCAACCTCAACCCCCGCCAGCAAGACGGCCTCTACGACATGGCGCGCCGGTTCATCAACGTCATGACCGTGCCCGCCTACGCCCGATCAGTCCTCCCACCCCAACGGGTCCGGTTCGACGGCGATAACACCGTCGGCAGCAACGACATCCGCCACGACCTGCCCAAGTTCGATCCGCAAGCGTTCGTCACCTCCACCGACACCATGTACGCCCTGTCGATGGAAGGCGCCGGCGCGGCCACCGCCCTGACCACCGCCCTGGCCGACACCATCTTCAAAGCCGCCGTCGCCCAAGCCCGACGCAACGGCGGACGGCTGCCGGTGCCGGTCGTGGCGGTGCTCGACGAGGCCGCCAACGTGTGCAAACTGCCCGAACTGCCCGACTGGTACTCCCACTTCGGCAGCCAGGGCATCGTCATCGTCACGATGCTCCAATCGCTGGCCCAGGCCGCGAAAGTGTGGTCCAAAGACAAACTCGACATGCTCGTCGACTCCTCGAACGTCTACATCTACGCCGGCTCATCGAACAACGAGTCCTACCTGTCCGGGCTGAGCCGCATGATCGGCCAACGCGACGTCCGCCGCCGCAGCCGCTCGCATTCCAGCTCAGGTTTGGGATCGACCAGCACCAGCGAATCCTGGTCCAGCGAACCCATTCTCGGGATCGACGACCTCAAAGCACTACCCGCCGAACGCGCAGTGCTGGCGACCTCCGGCAACCGCACCGTCGTCACCACCAAGAACTCCTACTGGCTCGGCCCCTACGCCGAACTGATCGACGCCTCCAAGAAGGCCTGCGGGGCAGAACGCGCAGCCCAGCAGGCCGCACTGTCTGCCTCACCCCAACCCGCCGCCCTCCGCGAAAGGACTTCCCGATGA
- a CDS encoding DUF4913 domain-containing protein, whose translation MTTPATDTPDDDPRAHWRFTSGADWFTNWLSHIKAGRFDRDTRWCAQWWRHDEVVIRLEELWKAWETARLSEDPAALSSWWTAHLDAHWRALTAGNGPLYLCTPDKHTNTETLTDTCTPPPPGWFDPPVDHTTAA comes from the coding sequence ATGACCACCCCCGCCACCGACACCCCAGACGACGACCCGCGCGCGCACTGGCGGTTCACTTCCGGCGCCGACTGGTTCACCAACTGGCTCAGCCACATCAAGGCTGGACGTTTCGACCGCGACACCCGCTGGTGTGCGCAGTGGTGGCGCCACGACGAAGTCGTCATCCGCCTCGAGGAGCTGTGGAAGGCCTGGGAGACTGCCCGCCTGAGCGAAGACCCCGCCGCCCTGTCGTCGTGGTGGACCGCCCACCTCGACGCCCACTGGCGAGCACTCACCGCGGGCAACGGGCCGCTCTATCTGTGCACACCCGACAAGCACACCAACACCGAGACACTCACCGACACCTGCACCCCACCACCGCCGGGATGGTTCGACCCACCCGTCGACCACACCACCGCCGCATAA